A single window of Methylobacterium nodulans ORS 2060 DNA harbors:
- a CDS encoding ABC transporter substrate-binding protein: MSIRALLAAIVAVLAAGAVRAQTPVRIGVLNDRSGVYADISGEGSVVAARMAVEDFKAAEKGLKVEIVSADHQNKPDVGASLARRWFDRDGVDAIFDVPTSSVALAVNEVARERNKVLVDSSAGIADLTGTRCSPNTVHWTFDTVALANGTAGAMVKRGGDTWFFLTADYAFGEAVQRDAAALIARRGGRVLGAVRAPFPASDVTPLLRLAQGSGAKVIGLANAGGDTIAAIRQAAKLDLARSGQALAGLLIFSSDIHALTTRVAQGLVLTEPFYWDLNDATRAFSDRFAERFGGRMPTSAQAGVYAGVIHYLKAVEALKSAGDGAQVVAKMKELPTDDPLFGKGTIRPDGRKIHDMYLFEVKKPGESKGEWDLYKTLATIPGAEAFRPMSEGGCPLVGAEALGRGDVVRLDRATP, encoded by the coding sequence ATGAGCATCCGGGCCCTCCTTGCCGCGATCGTCGCCGTCCTCGCGGCGGGGGCGGTCCGGGCGCAGACACCGGTCAGGATCGGCGTGCTCAACGACCGCTCGGGCGTCTACGCCGACATCTCGGGCGAGGGCTCGGTGGTGGCCGCCCGCATGGCGGTCGAGGATTTCAAGGCCGCCGAGAAGGGGCTCAAGGTCGAGATCGTCTCGGCCGACCACCAGAACAAGCCCGATGTGGGCGCCTCGCTCGCCCGCCGCTGGTTCGACCGGGATGGGGTCGACGCGATCTTCGACGTCCCGACCTCCTCGGTTGCGCTCGCGGTCAACGAGGTTGCCCGTGAGCGCAACAAGGTCCTGGTGGACTCAAGCGCCGGCATCGCGGACCTGACCGGCACCCGATGTTCGCCCAACACCGTGCACTGGACCTTCGACACCGTGGCGCTCGCCAACGGCACCGCGGGCGCGATGGTCAAGCGCGGCGGCGATACCTGGTTCTTCCTCACCGCCGACTACGCCTTCGGCGAAGCGGTGCAGCGGGATGCCGCCGCCCTCATCGCCCGCCGGGGCGGGCGGGTGCTCGGCGCGGTCCGGGCGCCGTTCCCGGCCTCGGATGTCACGCCGCTCCTGCGCCTCGCGCAGGGCTCCGGCGCCAAGGTGATCGGGCTCGCCAATGCGGGCGGCGACACCATCGCGGCCATCCGGCAGGCCGCCAAGCTCGACCTCGCGCGGAGCGGCCAAGCGCTTGCGGGCCTGCTGATCTTCTCGTCGGACATCCACGCGCTGACGACGAGGGTCGCGCAGGGCCTGGTGCTCACCGAGCCGTTCTACTGGGACCTCAACGACGCCACCCGCGCCTTCTCGGACCGCTTCGCGGAAAGGTTCGGCGGGCGGATGCCGACCTCGGCCCAGGCGGGCGTCTATGCGGGCGTGATCCACTACCTCAAGGCGGTCGAGGCGCTGAAATCGGCGGGTGACGGGGCGCAGGTGGTGGCCAAGATGAAGGAACTGCCCACCGACGACCCGCTGTTCGGCAAGGGCACGATCCGGCCGGACGGGCGCAAGATCCACGACATGTATCTGTTCGAGGTGAAGAAGCCGGGCGAGTCGAAGGGGGAATGGGACCTCTACAAGACGCTGGCGACGATCCCCGGTGCCGAGGCCTTCCGGCCCATGAGCGAGGGCGGCTGCCCCCTCGTCGGCGCGGAAGCCTTGGGCCGGGGCGACGTGGTCCGGCTCGATCGGGCTACGCCGTGA
- a CDS encoding DUF6894 family protein, whose translation MPRYFFDVMDSTRSVPDEAGLECRDLGEAHLRACALIADAMTGPETLALDWRLWRVEVRDEARSLLFSVPFPPRLD comes from the coding sequence GTGCCTCGCTACTTCTTCGACGTGATGGATTCGACGCGCAGCGTCCCCGATGAGGCCGGCCTCGAATGCCGGGACCTCGGCGAGGCACATCTGCGAGCCTGCGCCCTCATCGCCGACGCCATGACCGGACCGGAGACGCTCGCTCTCGATTGGCGTCTATGGCGCGTCGAAGTCCGCGACGAGGCCCGCAGCCTGTTGTTCAGCGTGCCGTTCCCGCCCCGGCTCGACTAG
- a CDS encoding formate--tetrahydrofolate ligase, with amino-acid sequence MPTDIEIARAATLQPISAIAEKIGIPDAALHPHGRHIAKIDHAHIASLEAKPEGKLILVTAISPTPAGEGKTTTTVGLGDALNRIGKKAVICLREPSLGPCFGMKGGAAGGGKSQVVPMEAINLHFTGDFHAITSAHSLAAALIDNHVYWGNELNIDVRRIAWRRVVDMNDRALRSITQSLGGVANGYPREDGFDITVASEVMAVFCLARDLADLEARLGRIVVAETRDRKAVTLADLKATGAMAVLLKDALQPNLVQTLEGSPALIHGGPFANIAHGCNSVIATRTGLRLGEYAVTEAGFGADLGAEKFIDIKCRQTGLSPSAVVIVATLRALKMHGGVEKKALGTENIAALEKGFVNLARHVENVRRFGLPVVVAVNHFHTDTEAELATLKALCRDKLDVEAITCRHWAEGGAGAEELARAVVALAEGGAPKTPNFVYPEDAKLTDKIRTIAQTLYGAADIQVESKAATKLAQFEKDGYGKLPVCMAKTQYSFSTDPNLMGAPSGHVVAVRDVRLSAGAGFVVVICGEIMTMPGLPKVPAAEGIHLDANGQIEGLF; translated from the coding sequence ATGCCGACCGACATCGAGATCGCCCGCGCGGCGACCCTTCAGCCGATCAGCGCCATCGCCGAGAAGATCGGCATCCCGGACGCGGCCCTGCACCCGCACGGGCGGCACATCGCCAAGATCGACCATGCCCACATCGCCTCCCTGGAGGCGAAGCCCGAGGGCAAGCTGATTCTGGTGACGGCGATCAGCCCGACGCCCGCCGGCGAGGGCAAGACCACCACGACGGTGGGCCTCGGCGACGCCCTCAATCGCATCGGCAAGAAGGCGGTGATCTGCCTGCGCGAGCCGTCGCTCGGCCCGTGCTTCGGCATGAAGGGCGGCGCGGCCGGCGGCGGCAAGTCCCAGGTCGTCCCGATGGAGGCGATCAACCTCCACTTCACGGGCGATTTCCACGCCATCACCTCGGCCCACAGCCTCGCGGCGGCGCTGATCGACAATCACGTCTACTGGGGCAACGAGCTCAACATCGACGTGCGCCGCATCGCCTGGCGCCGCGTGGTCGACATGAACGACCGCGCCCTGCGCTCCATCACGCAGTCGCTCGGCGGCGTCGCCAACGGCTACCCGCGCGAGGACGGGTTCGACATCACGGTGGCCTCCGAGGTGATGGCGGTGTTCTGCCTCGCCCGCGACCTCGCCGACCTCGAGGCGCGCCTCGGCCGCATCGTGGTGGCCGAGACCCGTGACCGCAAGGCGGTGACGCTCGCCGACCTCAAGGCGACCGGCGCCATGGCGGTGCTGCTCAAGGACGCCCTGCAGCCGAACCTCGTCCAGACCCTGGAGGGCAGCCCGGCCCTGATCCATGGCGGCCCCTTCGCCAACATCGCGCATGGCTGCAACTCGGTAATCGCCACCCGCACGGGCCTGCGCCTCGGCGAATACGCGGTGACGGAGGCGGGCTTCGGCGCGGATCTCGGCGCGGAAAAATTCATCGACATCAAGTGCCGCCAGACCGGTCTGTCGCCGAGCGCTGTCGTCATCGTGGCGACCCTGCGCGCGCTCAAGATGCATGGCGGCGTCGAGAAGAAGGCGCTCGGCACGGAGAACATCGCGGCACTCGAGAAGGGCTTTGTCAACCTCGCCCGCCACGTGGAGAACGTGCGCCGCTTCGGCCTGCCGGTGGTGGTGGCGGTCAACCACTTCCATACTGATACCGAGGCCGAGCTCGCCACCCTGAAGGCGCTCTGCCGCGACAAGCTCGACGTCGAGGCGATCACCTGCCGCCATTGGGCGGAGGGCGGGGCGGGGGCCGAGGAACTCGCCCGCGCGGTGGTGGCCCTCGCCGAGGGCGGGGCGCCGAAGACCCCGAACTTCGTCTATCCCGAGGACGCCAAGCTCACCGACAAGATCCGCACCATCGCCCAGACCCTCTACGGGGCTGCGGACATCCAGGTCGAATCGAAGGCCGCCACCAAGCTCGCCCAGTTCGAGAAGGACGGCTACGGCAAGCTGCCGGTCTGCATGGCCAAGACGCAGTACTCGTTCTCGACCGATCCGAATCTGATGGGTGCTCCGAGCGGCCACGTGGTGGCGGTGCGCGACGTGCGCCTGTCCGCCGGGGCCGGCTTCGTGGTGGTGATCTGCGGGGAGATCATGACCATGCCGGGCCTGCCCAAGGTCCCGGCCGCCGAGGGGATCCACCTCGACGCGAATGGCCAGATCGAGGGGTTGTTCTGA
- a CDS encoding cupin domain-containing protein yields the protein MLTRRGFGRIASCALCATAGFLATDASAQSPPSPTSGVRRKVLSQVEGPTPGYVTIIVEAEVDPGVLVARHTHPGVESGYILDGAIEIPIEGQATRTYKAGEAFQVPPNTPHAGARNGDRTLRFTSTYIVEKDKPLASPA from the coding sequence ATGCTCACACGGCGCGGCTTCGGCCGTATCGCGTCCTGCGCGCTCTGCGCGACGGCGGGGTTCCTGGCGACGGACGCCTCGGCGCAGTCGCCGCCCAGCCCGACATCGGGCGTGCGGCGCAAGGTCCTGTCGCAGGTCGAAGGACCGACGCCGGGCTACGTCACGATCATCGTCGAGGCGGAGGTCGACCCGGGCGTGCTGGTCGCACGACACACCCATCCGGGGGTCGAATCCGGCTACATCCTCGACGGCGCGATCGAGATCCCCATCGAGGGCCAGGCGACCAGAACCTACAAGGCCGGGGAGGCGTTCCAGGTGCCGCCGAACACGCCGCATGCGGGAGCCCGGAACGGCGACCGGACCTTGCGCTTCACCAGCACCTACATCGTCGAGAAGGACAAGCCGTTGGCCTCGCCCGCTTGA
- a CDS encoding ABC transporter substrate-binding protein, with protein MLKRLLTATALAALTAGAALAQTPVKIGVLNDRSGVYADLSGEGSVVAARMAVEDFKAADKGLKVEIVSADHQNKPDVGAALARQWYDRDGVDAIFDVPTSSVALAISQVTREKNKAFVNSGAGTADLTGAQCSPNTVHWTYDTVALANGTGGAMVKRGGDTWFFLTADYAFGQALQRDTTAVVVKNGGKVVGSVKTPFPTSDFSSFLLQAQGSGAKVIGLANAGGDTINAIKQAAEFGITEGGQSIAGLLIFVSDVHSLTTKTAQGLVLTEPFYWDLNDATRAFSDRFAKSSGGKKPTAVQAGVYAGVIHYLKAVEALKSAGDGAQVVAKMKELPTDDPLFGKGTIRPDGRKIHDMYLFEVKKPGESKGEWDLYKTLATIPGAEAFRPMSEGGCPLVGKS; from the coding sequence ATGCTGAAACGACTCTTGACCGCGACGGCTCTCGCGGCGCTCACCGCCGGGGCGGCCCTGGCCCAGACGCCCGTGAAGATCGGCGTGCTCAATGACCGTTCGGGCGTCTACGCCGACCTTTCGGGCGAGGGCTCGGTGGTGGCCGCCCGCATGGCGGTCGAGGATTTCAAGGCCGCCGACAAGGGCCTCAAGGTCGAGATCGTCTCGGCGGACCACCAGAACAAGCCCGATGTGGGCGCGGCCCTCGCCCGCCAATGGTACGACCGGGATGGCGTTGACGCGATCTTCGATGTCCCGACCTCCTCGGTTGCCCTGGCCATCAGTCAGGTGACCCGCGAGAAGAACAAGGCCTTCGTGAATTCGGGTGCCGGCACCGCCGATCTCACGGGCGCGCAATGCTCGCCCAACACCGTGCACTGGACCTACGACACGGTGGCGCTCGCCAACGGCACCGGCGGCGCGATGGTCAAGCGCGGCGGCGACACCTGGTTCTTCCTCACCGCCGACTACGCCTTCGGGCAGGCGCTGCAGCGCGACACCACCGCAGTCGTGGTCAAGAACGGGGGCAAGGTCGTCGGCTCGGTCAAGACGCCGTTCCCGACCTCCGACTTCTCATCCTTCCTGCTGCAGGCTCAAGGGTCGGGCGCCAAGGTGATCGGGCTCGCCAATGCGGGCGGCGACACCATCAACGCCATCAAGCAGGCGGCGGAGTTCGGCATCACCGAGGGCGGACAGTCGATCGCCGGCCTGCTGATCTTCGTGTCGGACGTGCATTCGCTGACGACGAAGACCGCACAGGGCCTGGTGCTCACCGAACCGTTCTACTGGGACCTCAACGACGCCACCCGCGCCTTCTCGGACCGCTTCGCCAAGTCCTCCGGCGGCAAGAAGCCGACGGCGGTGCAGGCGGGCGTCTATGCGGGCGTGATCCACTACCTCAAGGCGGTCGAGGCGCTGAAATCGGCGGGTGACGGGGCGCAGGTGGTGGCCAAGATGAAGGAACTGCCCACCGACGACCCGCTGTTCGGCAAGGGCACGATCCGGCCGGACGGGCGCAAGATCCACGACATGTATCTGTTCGAGGTGAAGAAGCCGGGCGAGTCGAAGGGGGAATGGGACCTCTACAAGACGCTGGCGACGATCCCCGGTGCCGAGGCCTTCCGGCCCATGAGCGAGGGCGGCTGCCCCCTCGTCGGCAAGAGCTGA
- a CDS encoding ABC transporter ATP-binding protein produces MAETTTHAAAAPPDIVLATEGLTMEFKGFRAVNGVALRVERGTIHALIGPNGAGKTTCFNLLTKFLTPTAGAIRYNGRDITRMKPADVARLGLVRSFQISAVFPHLTVKENVRIALQRRQRGDSFDFWRSERVLRALNDEALSLIEAVGLADFAEVPAVELSYGRKRALEIATTLALDPAMLLLDEPMAGMGHEDVDRTAALIRRVSANRTILMVEHNLSVVASLSDRITVLARGQVLAEGDYATVSKDPRVVEAYIGAGHG; encoded by the coding sequence GAAGGCCTGACGATGGAATTCAAGGGCTTCCGCGCCGTGAACGGCGTGGCGCTTCGGGTCGAGCGCGGCACGATCCACGCGCTGATCGGCCCGAACGGGGCCGGCAAGACCACCTGCTTCAACCTGCTCACCAAATTCCTCACCCCCACCGCCGGCGCGATCCGCTACAACGGCCGCGACATCACCCGGATGAAGCCCGCCGACGTGGCCCGGCTCGGCTTGGTGCGCTCCTTCCAGATCTCGGCGGTCTTCCCGCACCTGACCGTCAAGGAGAACGTCCGCATCGCCCTGCAGCGGCGCCAGCGCGGCGATTCCTTCGACTTCTGGCGCTCCGAGCGCGTGCTGCGCGCCCTCAACGACGAGGCGCTCAGCCTGATCGAGGCGGTGGGCCTGGCCGACTTCGCCGAGGTGCCGGCGGTCGAGCTGTCCTATGGCCGCAAGCGGGCCCTGGAGATCGCCACCACGCTCGCCCTCGATCCCGCCATGCTGCTGCTCGACGAGCCGATGGCCGGCATGGGGCACGAGGACGTCGACCGCACCGCCGCCCTGATCCGGCGGGTCTCGGCCAACCGCACCATCCTGATGGTCGAGCACAACCTCTCGGTGGTGGCCTCGCTGTCCGACCGCATCACCGTGCTGGCCCGCGGCCAGGTGCTGGCGGAGGGCGACTATGCCACCGTCTCGAAGGATCCCCGCGTGGTCGAGGCCTATATCGGAGCCGGACATGGCTGA
- a CDS encoding VOC family protein: MSTETKPSPAVKGGVVAYLTVDGAMDAAAFYTRAFGAEIAAAHPADEKGRTMHVHLYVNGSSLMLSDAYPEHGHPWRAPQGFSLLLPVDDIAAWWDRAVAAGAEVVMPVAEMFWGDLYGQLRDPFGIIWAMNQPKR; encoded by the coding sequence ATGAGCACCGAGACGAAGCCTTCCCCGGCCGTGAAGGGCGGGGTCGTCGCCTACCTGACGGTCGACGGCGCGATGGACGCCGCCGCCTTCTACACGCGAGCCTTCGGCGCCGAGATCGCCGCCGCGCACCCGGCCGACGAGAAGGGCCGCACCATGCATGTGCACCTTTACGTCAATGGCAGCTCGCTGATGCTGAGCGACGCCTATCCGGAGCACGGGCATCCGTGGCGGGCGCCGCAGGGCTTCTCCCTCCTGCTCCCCGTCGACGATATCGCGGCGTGGTGGGACCGGGCGGTGGCGGCCGGAGCCGAGGTGGTGATGCCGGTGGCGGAGATGTTCTGGGGCGACCTCTACGGCCAGCTGCGCGACCCGTTCGGAATCATCTGGGCGATGAACCAGCCGAAGCGCTGA
- a CDS encoding branched-chain amino acid ABC transporter permease produces the protein MAHSAATAPDDATPIASALPEGRDTKALHRLVFIGIAVALAVLPLILYPVFLMKVLCFALFALAFNLLLGYGGLLSFGHAAYFGMASYIAAYGAKVWGLSPELAILAGTLTAALLGLVFGALAIRRQGIYFSMITLALAQMVFFFSLQAAFTGGEDGIQAVPRGQLFGVISLADDRVLYALVALIFFLGLLLIYRIIHSPFGQVLKAIRDNEPRAVSLGYRASQYKLAVFVLSTTLAGLAGATKAIVFQLASLTDVHWSMSGEVVLMTLVGGMGTVFGPIIGAFVIVAMENYLAQFGAWVTIIQGVVFVICVILFREGIVGLCARMLKKPL, from the coding sequence ATGGCCCACTCCGCCGCCACGGCGCCCGACGACGCCACCCCCATCGCCAGCGCCCTGCCGGAGGGCCGCGACACCAAGGCGCTCCACCGCCTGGTGTTCATCGGCATCGCGGTCGCGCTCGCGGTGCTGCCGCTGATCCTCTACCCGGTCTTCCTGATGAAGGTGCTGTGCTTCGCGCTGTTCGCGCTGGCCTTCAACCTTCTGCTCGGCTACGGCGGGCTGCTCAGCTTCGGCCATGCCGCCTATTTCGGCATGGCGAGCTACATCGCGGCCTATGGCGCCAAGGTCTGGGGCCTGAGCCCGGAACTGGCGATCCTGGCCGGCACGCTCACCGCGGCGCTGCTCGGCCTGGTGTTCGGGGCGCTGGCGATCCGGCGCCAGGGCATCTACTTCTCGATGATCACCCTGGCGCTGGCCCAGATGGTGTTCTTCTTCTCGCTGCAGGCGGCGTTCACCGGCGGCGAGGACGGCATCCAGGCGGTGCCGCGCGGCCAGCTGTTCGGGGTGATCAGCCTGGCGGACGACCGGGTGCTGTATGCGCTGGTGGCGCTGATCTTCTTCCTGGGGCTGCTGCTGATCTACCGCATCATCCACTCGCCGTTCGGCCAGGTGCTGAAGGCGATCCGGGACAACGAGCCGCGGGCGGTGTCGCTGGGCTACCGGGCGAGCCAGTACAAGCTGGCGGTGTTCGTGCTCTCGACCACGCTGGCGGGGCTGGCCGGGGCGACCAAGGCGATCGTGTTCCAGCTCGCCTCGCTCACCGACGTGCACTGGTCGATGTCGGGCGAGGTGGTGCTGATGACGCTGGTGGGCGGCATGGGCACGGTGTTCGGGCCGATCATCGGCGCCTTCGTGATCGTGGCGATGGAGAACTACCTCGCGCAGTTCGGCGCCTGGGTGACGATCATCCAGGGCGTGGTGTTCGTGATCTGCGTGATCTTGTTCCGCGAGGGCATCGTCGGCCTCTGCGCGCGGATGCTCAAGAAGCCGCTCTGA
- a CDS encoding aspartate aminotransferase family protein has product MAVNAAGLRAANDALAPNDLDAWWLPFTANRAFKSKPRMIARAKDMHYYTPDGRAVLDGSAGLWCCNAGHNRDPIVSAIQAQAAELDFSPAFQFGHAGGFALASRLAALAPGDLDHVFFCNSGSEAVDTALKIALAYWNVRGQGSRTRLIGRERGYHGVGFGGISVGGIVSNRKFFGTLLAGVDHLPHTYSREHQAFSRGEPEWGAHLADDLERIVTLHDASTIAAVIVEPMAGSTGVLPPPKGYLQRLRQICDRHGILLIFDEVISGFGRLGHAFAAERYGVVPDMITFAKAVNSGTVPMGGVLVRKGIYDAFMQGPERTIELFHGYTYSAHPLACAAALATLDLYREEELFARAKRLEPVLGEALMSLRGLPNVLDIRTLGLVGAIDLASRPDAAGARAFEAMDRAFQEFGLMIRITGETIAVTPPLIISEDQIGELVDKLGRVIRAVA; this is encoded by the coding sequence ATGGCGGTGAACGCGGCGGGCTTGAGGGCGGCCAACGATGCTTTGGCGCCGAACGATCTCGATGCGTGGTGGCTGCCTTTCACGGCGAATCGCGCCTTCAAGAGCAAGCCCCGCATGATCGCCCGCGCCAAGGACATGCACTACTACACGCCGGACGGGCGGGCCGTGCTCGACGGTTCGGCGGGCCTGTGGTGCTGCAATGCCGGCCACAACCGAGACCCGATCGTCTCGGCAATCCAGGCCCAGGCGGCCGAGCTCGACTTCTCGCCGGCCTTCCAGTTCGGCCATGCGGGCGGCTTCGCGCTGGCCTCCCGCCTCGCCGCCCTGGCGCCGGGGGACCTCGATCACGTCTTCTTCTGCAATTCCGGATCTGAAGCCGTCGACACGGCGCTCAAGATCGCGCTCGCCTACTGGAACGTGCGCGGGCAGGGCAGCCGCACCCGGCTGATCGGCCGCGAGCGCGGCTATCACGGCGTCGGCTTCGGCGGCATCTCGGTCGGGGGCATCGTCAGCAACCGCAAGTTCTTCGGCACGCTGCTCGCCGGCGTCGATCACCTGCCCCACACCTATTCGCGCGAGCACCAGGCCTTCTCGCGGGGCGAGCCGGAATGGGGAGCGCATCTCGCCGACGATCTGGAGCGCATCGTGACGCTCCACGACGCCTCGACCATCGCGGCGGTGATCGTCGAGCCGATGGCAGGCTCCACCGGCGTGCTGCCGCCACCCAAGGGCTACCTGCAGCGCCTGCGCCAGATCTGCGACCGGCACGGCATCCTCCTGATCTTCGACGAGGTCATCTCCGGCTTCGGCCGCCTCGGCCATGCCTTTGCGGCCGAGCGCTACGGCGTCGTGCCCGACATGATCACCTTCGCCAAGGCGGTGAATTCCGGCACCGTGCCGATGGGCGGCGTGCTCGTGCGCAAGGGGATCTACGACGCCTTCATGCAGGGGCCCGAGCGCACGATCGAGCTCTTCCACGGCTACACCTACTCGGCGCATCCGCTCGCCTGCGCGGCGGCGCTCGCCACCCTCGATCTCTATCGCGAGGAGGAGCTGTTCGCCCGCGCCAAGCGCCTGGAACCGGTGCTCGGCGAGGCCCTGATGTCCCTGCGGGGCCTGCCGAACGTGCTCGATATCCGCACGCTCGGCCTCGTCGGCGCCATCGACCTCGCCTCGCGGCCGGATGCGGCCGGCGCCCGGGCCTTCGAGGCCATGGACCGCGCCTTCCAGGAATTCGGCCTGATGATCCGCATCACCGGCGAGACCATCGCGGTGACGCCGCCCCTCATCATCAGTGAGGACCAGATCGGCGAGCTCGTCGACAAACTCGGCCGAGTCATTCGCGCGGTCGCCTAG
- a CDS encoding branched-chain amino acid ABC transporter permease has protein sequence MTTIFGVPLQALFGQLLLGLINGSFYAILSLGLAIIFGLLNIINFTHGAQYMMGAFVAWMLLNYAGIGYWWALLLAPLAVGLFGVILERLLIARLYKLDHLYGLLLTFGLALIIQGLFRNQYGVSGLPYAIPAELSGGQRLPFMFLPNYRGWVVVASLVVCLATWLVIEKTKLGAYLRAATENPTLVQAFGVNVPLLLTLTYGFGVALAAFAGVLAAPVYSVNPNMGADIIIVVFAVVVIGGMGSILGSIVTGFTLGLVEGLTKVFYPEASSTVIFVIMVLVLLVKPAGLFGRTA, from the coding sequence ATGACCACGATCTTCGGCGTACCCCTGCAGGCGCTGTTCGGGCAGCTGCTGCTCGGCCTCATCAACGGCTCGTTCTACGCGATCCTGTCGCTCGGCCTCGCGATCATCTTCGGGCTCCTCAACATCATCAACTTCACCCACGGCGCCCAGTACATGATGGGCGCCTTCGTGGCCTGGATGCTCTTGAACTACGCCGGCATCGGCTACTGGTGGGCGCTGCTGCTGGCCCCGCTCGCGGTCGGCCTGTTCGGGGTGATCCTGGAGCGGCTCCTGATCGCGCGGCTGTACAAGCTCGACCACCTCTACGGCCTGCTGCTCACCTTCGGGCTCGCCCTCATCATCCAGGGCCTGTTCCGCAACCAGTACGGCGTCTCGGGCCTGCCCTACGCCATCCCCGCCGAACTGTCGGGCGGCCAGCGCCTGCCCTTCATGTTCCTGCCCAACTACCGCGGCTGGGTGGTGGTCGCCTCGCTCGTGGTCTGCCTCGCCACCTGGCTGGTGATCGAGAAGACCAAGCTCGGCGCCTACCTGCGCGCCGCCACCGAGAACCCGACCCTGGTCCAGGCCTTCGGCGTCAACGTGCCGCTGCTGCTCACCCTCACCTACGGCTTCGGCGTCGCGCTCGCCGCCTTCGCGGGCGTGCTCGCCGCCCCGGTCTATTCGGTCAACCCCAACATGGGCGCCGACATCATCATCGTGGTCTTCGCCGTGGTGGTGATCGGCGGCATGGGCTCGATCCTCGGCTCGATCGTCACCGGCTTCACGCTCGGCCTGGTCGAGGGCCTCACCAAGGTGTTCTACCCCGAAGCCTCCTCGACCGTGATCTTCGTCATCATGGTGCTGGTGCTGCTGGTCAAGCCCGCCGGCCTGTTCGGACGCACCGCCTGA
- a CDS encoding ABC transporter ATP-binding protein — protein MAEAALTTSAAAAPLLAVQGLEGWYGESHVLHGVSFDVRPGEVVTLLGRNGAGKTTTLRAIIGILGKRKGSIRYAGTETIGMASRSIAKLGLGYVPEERGIFSSLSVYENLMLPPRVKPGGMSVEQIYTLFPNLQERAGSQGTKLSGGEQQMLAIGRILRTGAKLILLDEPTEGLAPVIVQQIGRTLARLKSEGYTIVLVEQNFRFAQTVADRHFVVEQGRVIDMIPNAELDANIDKLHTYLGV, from the coding sequence ATGGCTGAGGCGGCGCTGACGACATCCGCGGCCGCGGCGCCGCTGCTCGCGGTCCAGGGGCTGGAGGGCTGGTACGGCGAGAGCCATGTGCTGCACGGCGTCAGCTTCGACGTGCGGCCGGGCGAGGTGGTGACGCTGCTCGGCCGCAACGGCGCGGGCAAAACCACGACGCTGCGGGCGATCATCGGGATCCTCGGCAAGCGCAAGGGCTCGATCCGCTACGCCGGCACCGAGACGATCGGGATGGCCTCGCGCAGCATCGCCAAGCTGGGTCTCGGTTACGTGCCGGAGGAGCGGGGCATCTTCTCGAGCCTGTCGGTCTACGAGAACCTGATGCTGCCGCCGCGGGTGAAGCCCGGCGGCATGAGCGTGGAGCAGATCTACACGCTGTTTCCGAACCTGCAGGAGCGCGCGGGCAGCCAGGGCACCAAGCTGTCGGGGGGCGAGCAGCAGATGCTGGCGATCGGCCGCATCCTGCGCACGGGGGCCAAGCTGATCCTGCTCGACGAGCCGACCGAGGGGCTTGCGCCGGTGATCGTGCAGCAGATCGGCCGCACGCTGGCCCGGCTGAAGAGCGAGGGCTACACGATCGTGCTGGTGGAGCAGAACTTCCGCTTCGCCCAGACGGTGGCGGACCGGCATTTCGTGGTCGAGCAGGGGCGGGTGATCGACATGATCCCCAATGCCGAGCTCGACGCCAACATCGACAAGCTCCACACCTACCTCGGGGTGTGA
- a CDS encoding HIT domain-containing protein yields MITENTLAFAIRDKFPARPLHTLIIPKRHVADIFHTNAAEREAIHELAALCCEQIRNEDESVGGFNFGSNIGEAAGQKIFHAHVHLIPRRTGDASLAPARPD; encoded by the coding sequence ATCATCACTGAGAACACTCTGGCTTTTGCCATCAGGGATAAGTTCCCTGCACGCCCGCTTCATACACTGATCATCCCAAAGCGTCATGTTGCCGACATCTTTCACACCAACGCCGCGGAGCGCGAGGCCATCCATGAACTTGCGGCACTGTGCTGCGAGCAGATTCGCAATGAGGACGAGAGCGTCGGCGGGTTCAACTTCGGCTCGAATATCGGTGAAGCGGCCGGGCAGAAGATCTTTCATGCCCATGTGCATCTGATCCCGCGCCGAACGGGGGACGCTTCACTTGCACCTGCGCGCCCGGATTGA